The Candidatus Omnitrophota bacterium genome includes the window CTAAAGGTGTTAATGCTGGAGAAAAATAAAAATGCTGGAGGTTGTTGTGCATCTTTTTATAGGAAAGGCATAAAATTTGACGCGGGCGCACACATTATAGGAGAATGCGGTAAGGGTGGGATGTTGCGCACAATATTAACTTATCTTGGCGTTAATCAAAAATTTTATCAACCAAAATTTACTGATCGCATATTTTTTCCAGAGGATATCGTTGAAATACCTAACGATTTAGCTGGGTATGCAGCTTTATTACAGCAAAAATTTAAAAAAGAGCGGAATAATATATCGCGATTTTTTAATAAATTCATCAGTTGTTCAAATATCGCAAATATAGCGCTGATTCAAAAAAATTATTCCGGCATTACCTACCAAGAATTGTTAAATAAATATTTTATAAGTAACAGGTTGAAAGCGATTTTATCGGCTCAAAGCGGCTATTTAGGAGTAGCACCAAATAAAGTCAACGCGGCAGCTATGTGCGCAATGTTGTCCAGTTATTTGGCAAAGGGAGCATATTATCCGGTCGGGGGGTCTCAATCTTTTGCAGATAATATTATGAAAAGATTTATTTATTATGGTGGAGAGCTAAAGCTTGCATCACGCGTAAGTAGGATACTGCTAAGTAATGGTGCGGCTGAAGGCGTTGCAGTGAATGAAAAAGAAATCTTTAAAACAAATAAAATAGTCTCAAGCATAGATTTGCATACTACTTTATTCGAACTCCTAAAAAATGAAAAAATAAAATCTCAAGTTAAGACACGCTTAACTTTATCTAAAGAAACACCGTCATTATTTGTTCTGTATTTAGGGGTAGCCGCTGATACAAAGTTAATAGAAAGAAGTGTCGGTTGGCATTACGCGCATTATGAAATAAATAAGTTTGAGTTTGATGATTGTGTATATATAACGGCACCTACTTTATATGATAGCTCCTTGTCGCCAAAAGGTATACATGCTGTTCAACTATTTATAAAATCACGTTATGATTTTAATAGTATGCGGAATTGGCATGCTGCGAAAGACATCTTTATAAAAGAAGCGTTATTAAAACTTGATATGTTAATTCCAGGGGTGAAGGAAAAGATTACAGTTATTGAAAGCGCTTCTCCGGAAACTATCCGGCGATTTACAAATAATAAAAATGGAGCCGCTTATGGATGGATGCTTACAACGGGGCAATATGAACGAAATAAAATAATTGCGCAAAATGTCAATGATGGTTTATTTTTAACAGGGCATTGGACAAACCCTGGCGGGGGTATAGTCGCTGTAGGTATTTCAGGATGCGCTGCGGCAAAAAAAATATTGAAAAGTTTATGAAAAATTCGATACTTGCAATAATTAAACATCGAAGAACTATCAGGACTTTTAATAATCGAAAAGTTACTAAAAATGTGCTTAAGAATATTTTAGAAGCTGGCAGATGGGCGCCCTGTCCTAATAATGTGCAACCATGGATTTTTTATGTCACAAAAAGAAATAATTTTTATACTCAAAAAATCATAAAAATTATTCAAAAAGAATCAAAAAACGAAAGTATCGGGGTTTCCGTTTTTTTAAATGACTCGATCAAAATTTTTAAATCCGCACCAATCATGATTTATATATTTAAAAAATGTATTTTAGCAAAAAGATACGCTGTTTTAGGGCCCTCTTATCAACAAAAAGGGGAGTTGTTTGAGCATCAAGCTATTTCTGCTGCTATAGAAAATATGATTTTATGTGCAGAAGCATACGGAATAGGATCGGTATGGCTTGGTTCCCCTGTTTTTTTGAGTAAAAAAATCGAAGCAATATTTAAGATAGATGACGAATTATGTGCGGTTATAGGCTTAGGATATTATGATAAAAAACCTGCGAAGATCAAAAAGATACCGTTTTCACAAATAGTAAAATTTTTATAGTGAGGAGATATGATAGGACATTTTTACGCAACATCTAATTTACTGATAGCCATTGTATTGGGACTATTGGGCTTCTATGTCTATATACAAAACCCTAAAGGATATCCCAATAGAGTGTTTTTAGCATTTTGTATAGTGTCATCGCTTTGGATGTATTCATTATTTTTTCTATACTATTATGGAACTAGCACGAAAGCTGCGATTTTTTGGTCAAAATCCATTTATATCGGCGCTTGCTTCAATTCTGTTTTGTCATATCATGTTGTGATTGCCCTGCTTAATATAAAAAAGAGGCGTTGGATTTTGTGGTTATTTTACGGCCTTAGCGCACTTTTTTTGTATTTAGCTTATTATGGTAACCTGCTTAATGGTTTGTATGTTTACGCTTGGGGGTATTTTCCGAAATTCGGAAAGCAACATCCGTTTTTCGTCGGTTATCTTCTCATAGAGAATTTTTACACACTATACTTAATATATGAGCAGTATAAAAATCGAGAAAATATAAGCATTAATGAATTTCAAAAACTTAAATATGTTTTTATCGCCTGGATAATAGGCCACTTCGCATTGGCTAATTTTTTACCAACCTATGGCATTTCTATTTTTCCGATAGGTAATTTCTGTTTTGCGATTTTAACTATATTACTTGGATACGCTATTATTCGTCATCAGCTCCTTGATATTGAAGTTATTATCAAGAAGACCCTAGTATTTGCTGGTTTATTAGCCTCAGTGCTTGTTATACTTATTCTACCAACGTTACTTGTGCAAGAATATCTCTTTGGGAGTGCGTCATTCGGTGGCAGGCTTATTGGCTTGTCCTTCGGTAGCATCATAATTATATTCACCATGCGTAGAACCGAAGACTTCTTAATAAACATTACTGACAAGTATCTATTTCAGAAGAAATATGACTATAAGGAGCTGCTCAAGACTTTCACATCCGAGGTGTTAACGGTACTTGAGTTAGATAAGCTGGTTAATCTTACCGTCTCTAAGCTTGTGGATATAGTAAAGATAGATTCATCGGCTGTTCTCTTGCTTAACAATGATACGCAGCAATTCGATGTAGTGGCATCCTACAATGTAAAAGATCCTGGAGTAACTTTGATAAGACCCGATGGCATTGTTACGTTCCTGGAAGAGACTCATGGGTATCTTCTTATGAGTGACCTTAAAGAGAAGAAAGTCCATGTTCCTGATTCCATACAAGGAATAGTGGATGAATTAAGCGCCGAGCTTATAATTCCAATGGTTGTTCATGAAAAGATGATGGGCATATTATCCTTAGGCAAGAAGAAGTCGGATGAAGGCTATTCACAGGATGACCTCGACATACTGCTGCCACTGGCAAGAACCCTTGCTATAGCCATATCAAACGCGCAATTGTTCGAAGAACTGGGTAAAACACAGGCTGAGGCTGCCCAGAAAGAGAAGATGGCGGTTATTGGTACGCTATCAGCGGGGATAAACCATGAGATATGCAATCCGCTCGGAATAGCTAGAGGCCAATGCGAAGCGTTCCTGTTAAATATAAAGGATGGGCTATATGCGAACAAGACTTCCGATGAGCTTCTTAAAAAAGCCCAGGAAATAATGGCGAAGGTGATCAGGGAGACCGACAGGGCCACGGCCATTACGAAGAAATTATCGAGCTTTGCGAAGCCCGCGAAGGGCGAATCTGAGATGGTTGATATAAATAAGGAGCTGGATGAGATATTTGGGCTGGTCAATTACGAGCTAAAATTAGAGAAGATAGAGTTGGAAAAAAATATAGCGGAAGATTTGTCACGTATTTTTGTGGACAGAAAGCAGTTTCAGGAGGTCCTCTTCAACCTTTTGCGAAATGCCTGTCAGGCGATAGGAGAAAAAGGCAAAATAACGGTTGCGGCTAAGGAAGCTAATGACAGAATTACCATAGATATTCAGGATACAGGCGCAGGCGTCGCCCCGGACAAGATAAAAGAGCTATTTAATCCTTTCTTTACTACCAAAGATCCGGGCAAAGGCACCGGTCTCGGCCTTTTCATCGTCCGTCAGATAGTGGAAAAGAACGGAGGCAGGATATACATGAAGAATACGAAGGTTGGAGAAGGGACGACGTTTACGATAGAATTTCCGGCCGCGGCGCGCCAGGAAGCGAAGGTTTAATGTGGTAAAGCCCAGGATAGTTGCGATAGATGACGAGTCAGAGTTTATTGATATGCTGCTGAATTATTTTGAACCCCGCGGCTATGACATCAATGTTTCGATAAGAGGTGTAGGCGGTATCGAGATAATAAAAGCGAAGAAACCCGATGTGGTATTATGCGACCTTAAGATGCCGGGAATAGACGGTGACGAAGTCCTGAAGTTGGTGAAGACGATGCAGCCCGAGCCGAAGTTAATATTTGTGACCGCTTATGATGATGGAGGCAAAACGAAGGCGAGGCTGTTAAAGATGGGAGCATACGCGTATTTTGATAAGCCGATAGCTTCTCTGAAGGCATTGGAAGATAAGATAAATATGGCAGTTAATGGGTGATACAATAAAGGAATCATACATGCGTAAGATCTTAGTGGTGGACGACGAATGCGACATTTGTGATTTCGTGAAGAACTTCTTTCAGGAGAGAGGTTACGAAGTTCTTACCGCCTTAAACGGTGAAGACGCCATCGAGATCTCCAAAAAAGAGAAGCCGGAACTCATACTGCTTGATATAAGAATGAAGGGGATGGACGGTATAGCCGCGTTGAAACATCTGAAAGAGATCGACAGGAAACAGAAGATAATAATGGTGACCGCACTGACAGACCAGGATAAGATGGACGAGGCATTCAGGCTGGGAGCGTGCGATTATATTACAAAGCCGCTGATGCTGGATCAGCTCGAAGCCGCGGTAGAGAAAAACCTGGGAGTGGCTATATGAGCGCGAATAAAAAAGCGCCGAGCTGGGCAAAGCTGCATGAGTGGTTTGTGGGTAAGGCCGCTATGCGGGATAACGATGCGGCAAACCGTGTGGATCCCGCAGGGCCTCAGCCAATAGATCTTCCCTTATCGTCGGAATCTGTCCATCCGCAGCAGGTGACCTATCAGACATTCCTGGAGAATGCGTCCCGCACGATGATAAGGTTCAAAAAGCCCGAGCACCTTATCAAGATGATAGTGAAGACTATCGATGAGCAGCTTAAGGTTACGCACACCGCGGTGCTATTGTATAAAGAAGATAAGAAATCATATATCCTAATAGATTCAAAAGGTTCCGAAGGGCTGAAGATTCCGATAGGGTTTATCAGGCTGAACGTCGATAATCCATTGATAAGCGTTTTTAGCGAGAAACAGAGCTATCTCATATCGGAGACGGGGATCCTGCGCTACGAAGACCTGATCGTATCGCTTAGGAATAGGGAGATATTAGAGAAACAGTCGGACCTTTATGACAGAATTCTTATGATAAAACGGCAGATGGATCTGATGAAAGCTTCCATATGCGTGCCGTGTTATTTTAAGAGAGATCTCTTAGGTATATTGGTTCTGGGTGAAAAGATCACGGGTGAGCCTTTCAACCGCGAAGAGATGGGATTCTTCATGACCCTTGCCAATAACGCCGCGATGGCTATCGCTAATGCTCAGCTCATCGAAAACCTGCATCAGAAGGTTGAGGAGATTAAAGGGCTGTATCTTAAAGAGCATAGGATATTTATCCATACCGCGATAGCCCTGGCCGCTGCTATTGACGCAAGAGACCCGTATACGCACGGACATACTGAGCGCGTGACGAACTATTCGCTTGCAATAGCCAAAGAGCTCGAAGGGCTTCCGGAGATAGCCGCTTATAATAACTTCAGGGAAACCCTGCAGATCGCTGCTCTCCTGCATGATATAGGCAAGATTGGCATCCCCGATCGAGTGTTAAACAAGCATACCAGGCTCACGCCAGAAGAGTATGAAGAGATAAAGAAACATTCCATTATCGGATCTACAATCCTGAACCCGATCAAAGAACTGCGTGATGTTTCCAGAGAAGTCCGCGCACATCAGGAGTGTTATGATGGCTCCGGATATCCCGACGGACTAAAGGGCACTAGCATACCTTTGATCGCCAGGATAATCGGTGTGGCTGACGCCTTTGACGCGATAACCACTAACAGATCTTATCGAAAAGCTAGGACCGCTGAAGAGGCAGTGCAGGAGCTAAAGCGCTGTTCCGGCTCTCAGTTCGATCCGGTCATAGTGAGCGCTTTTCTGCTTGCCTATGAGAAGGGCAACATTCTCACAAACGGAAAGCAGAAGAGTTTCGGCGATATAGATGAGGGCTCTTAGAGAGATATTTGATAAAACAATACTTTAAATTTATAACAGGGGCGATTCTATGAAGTCAATAGAGGCGCCCCTGTTTATTTAGAGGGGCTGTAAATATTTCTTGGTAATAATTTACTGAGGGATGTATAATAATAGCTAAATTAGTATAATTTTCCTAGAAAGGCATATATGAATTGGGAAAAATCTACAAAAAAAGATAACAATACTTATGAAATACCAGAAACATGGCTACTTCCTCATTATTATGAGGTTTTAACTATCCTGTTTAAGATAGAAAATGCATTGAGAGTTTTTGTTTTCTCGGTTTTAAAAAATGAGTTTGAAGAGAAATGGTCTAATTTATCTATTACTAGTGATGATTCACAGTCGGGAACAATTGAAAGCATAGCGAAAAAGAGAATAAGTCAAGCAAAAGATTTTGGTTATCTAGGTTATTTTGTAAGCTGCCCCATAATGTATCTGACAACAGGGGAGCTTATACGTTTAATCACCGCAGAGAGCCATTGGCCGCATTTCGCTAAATATTTTTTAGGCAGCAAAACTATAATGGAAAACAAGTTA containing:
- a CDS encoding NAD(P)/FAD-dependent oxidoreductase; this encodes MKNKYDAIIIGAGISGLICGTYLAKNGLKVLMLEKNKNAGGCCASFYRKGIKFDAGAHIIGECGKGGMLRTILTYLGVNQKFYQPKFTDRIFFPEDIVEIPNDLAGYAALLQQKFKKERNNISRFFNKFISCSNIANIALIQKNYSGITYQELLNKYFISNRLKAILSAQSGYLGVAPNKVNAAAMCAMLSSYLAKGAYYPVGGSQSFADNIMKRFIYYGGELKLASRVSRILLSNGAAEGVAVNEKEIFKTNKIVSSIDLHTTLFELLKNEKIKSQVKTRLTLSKETPSLFVLYLGVAADTKLIERSVGWHYAHYEINKFEFDDCVYITAPTLYDSSLSPKGIHAVQLFIKSRYDFNSMRNWHAAKDIFIKEALLKLDMLIPGVKEKITVIESASPETIRRFTNNKNGAAYGWMLTTGQYERNKIIAQNVNDGLFLTGHWTNPGGGIVAVGISGCAAAKKILKSL
- a CDS encoding nitroreductase family protein codes for the protein MKNSILAIIKHRRTIRTFNNRKVTKNVLKNILEAGRWAPCPNNVQPWIFYVTKRNNFYTQKIIKIIQKESKNESIGVSVFLNDSIKIFKSAPIMIYIFKKCILAKRYAVLGPSYQQKGELFEHQAISAAIENMILCAEAYGIGSVWLGSPVFLSKKIEAIFKIDDELCAVIGLGYYDKKPAKIKKIPFSQIVKFL
- a CDS encoding ATP-binding protein produces the protein MRRTEDFLINITDKYLFQKKYDYKELLKTFTSEVLTVLELDKLVNLTVSKLVDIVKIDSSAVLLLNNDTQQFDVVASYNVKDPGVTLIRPDGIVTFLEETHGYLLMSDLKEKKVHVPDSIQGIVDELSAELIIPMVVHEKMMGILSLGKKKSDEGYSQDDLDILLPLARTLAIAISNAQLFEELGKTQAEAAQKEKMAVIGTLSAGINHEICNPLGIARGQCEAFLLNIKDGLYANKTSDELLKKAQEIMAKVIRETDRATAITKKLSSFAKPAKGESEMVDINKELDEIFGLVNYELKLEKIELEKNIAEDLSRIFVDRKQFQEVLFNLLRNACQAIGEKGKITVAAKEANDRITIDIQDTGAGVAPDKIKELFNPFFTTKDPGKGTGLGLFIVRQIVEKNGGRIYMKNTKVGEGTTFTIEFPAAARQEAKV
- a CDS encoding response regulator, which produces MVKPRIVAIDDESEFIDMLLNYFEPRGYDINVSIRGVGGIEIIKAKKPDVVLCDLKMPGIDGDEVLKLVKTMQPEPKLIFVTAYDDGGKTKARLLKMGAYAYFDKPIASLKALEDKINMAVNG
- a CDS encoding response regulator codes for the protein MRKILVVDDECDICDFVKNFFQERGYEVLTALNGEDAIEISKKEKPELILLDIRMKGMDGIAALKHLKEIDRKQKIIMVTALTDQDKMDEAFRLGACDYITKPLMLDQLEAAVEKNLGVAI
- a CDS encoding HD-GYP domain-containing protein — its product is MSANKKAPSWAKLHEWFVGKAAMRDNDAANRVDPAGPQPIDLPLSSESVHPQQVTYQTFLENASRTMIRFKKPEHLIKMIVKTIDEQLKVTHTAVLLYKEDKKSYILIDSKGSEGLKIPIGFIRLNVDNPLISVFSEKQSYLISETGILRYEDLIVSLRNREILEKQSDLYDRILMIKRQMDLMKASICVPCYFKRDLLGILVLGEKITGEPFNREEMGFFMTLANNAAMAIANAQLIENLHQKVEEIKGLYLKEHRIFIHTAIALAAAIDARDPYTHGHTERVTNYSLAIAKELEGLPEIAAYNNFRETLQIAALLHDIGKIGIPDRVLNKHTRLTPEEYEEIKKHSIIGSTILNPIKELRDVSREVRAHQECYDGSGYPDGLKGTSIPLIARIIGVADAFDAITTNRSYRKARTAEEAVQELKRCSGSQFDPVIVSAFLLAYEKGNILTNGKQKSFGDIDEGS